One Nocardia iowensis DNA window includes the following coding sequences:
- the dinB gene encoding DNA polymerase IV codes for MFVSDALASRPRIVARAESSILHADLDSFYASVEQRDNPRLRGKPVIVGGGVVLAASYEAKAFGVRTPMNGGQARRLCPHAIVVPPRMSAYAEASKAVFEVFHNTTPVVEGVSIDEAFLDVGGLRRIAGEPIGIAERLRATVRDQVGLPISVGIARTKFLAKVASAVAKPDGLRFVAPDGELDFLHPLPIERLWGVGEVTARTLHDHGITRVGQLADLGESPLRAILGPAAARHLYALSWARDPRRVETGVRRRSIGAQRAIGRKPHPPDEIEAYLHGLTDRLGRRLRAADRISRTVVLRMRFDDFTRATRSHTLPEPTDHTETLLHAARTLLATAMPTIEERGLTLIGLALTNLTDATPYQLTLPFTPRATNTLDATLDTLRHRFGSTAITRAALLTRGEGLSVPLLPD; via the coding sequence ATGTTCGTGTCCGACGCACTCGCCTCCCGTCCGCGGATAGTGGCGCGGGCCGAGTCGTCCATCCTGCATGCCGACCTCGATTCGTTTTATGCCTCGGTCGAGCAGCGCGACAATCCGCGGTTGCGCGGCAAGCCGGTGATCGTCGGCGGCGGTGTGGTGCTCGCGGCCAGTTATGAGGCCAAGGCGTTCGGGGTGCGCACGCCGATGAACGGCGGGCAGGCGCGGCGGCTGTGCCCGCACGCGATCGTTGTGCCGCCGCGCATGTCGGCCTACGCGGAGGCGAGCAAGGCGGTATTCGAGGTCTTTCACAACACCACGCCCGTGGTCGAGGGCGTGTCGATCGATGAGGCGTTCCTCGATGTCGGCGGGCTGCGCCGGATCGCGGGTGAGCCGATCGGGATCGCCGAGCGACTGCGCGCCACGGTGCGCGATCAGGTCGGGCTGCCCATCTCGGTAGGCATCGCTCGCACCAAATTCCTCGCCAAGGTCGCCAGTGCCGTCGCCAAACCCGACGGCCTTCGCTTCGTCGCACCCGACGGCGAGCTCGACTTCCTGCACCCGCTGCCGATCGAAAGACTTTGGGGCGTCGGCGAAGTCACCGCCCGCACCCTGCACGACCACGGCATCACCCGGGTCGGCCAGCTCGCCGACCTCGGCGAAAGCCCGCTGCGCGCGATCCTCGGCCCTGCGGCCGCCCGCCACCTCTACGCCCTGTCCTGGGCGCGCGACCCGCGTCGCGTCGAAACCGGCGTGCGCCGCCGCTCCATCGGCGCCCAACGCGCCATCGGCCGCAAACCCCACCCACCCGACGAAATCGAGGCCTACCTGCACGGCCTCACCGACCGCCTGGGCCGCCGCCTCCGCGCCGCCGACCGAATCAGCCGAACAGTCGTGCTACGCATGCGTTTCGACGACTTCACCCGAGCCACCCGCTCGCACACCCTGCCCGAACCCACCGACCACACCGAAACCCTCCTCCACGCCGCCCGCACCCTCCTCGCCACCGCCATGCCCACCATCGAAGAACGCGGCCTGACCCTCATCGGCCTAGCCCTCACCAACCTCACCGACGCCACCCCCTACCAACTAACCCTCCCCTTCACCCCCCGCGCCACCAACACCCTCGACGCCACCCTCGACACCCTCCGTCACCGCTTCGGCTCCACCGCCATCACCCGAGCCGCCCTCCTCACCCGAGGCGAAGGCCTCTCCGTCCCCCTCCTCCCGGACTGA
- a CDS encoding BlaI/MecI/CopY family transcriptional regulator → MRGFGDLEAVIMDRIWDRDAEDTTVREIFDELSAQRDIAYTTVMSTMDNLHRKGWLARERSGKAYRYWPTLTREEHSARLMLEALGAGGRSDLVLSHFVDRISAEESAGLRAALRRLTARKTPGALPGAENATP, encoded by the coding sequence TTGCGCGGATTTGGAGACCTGGAGGCGGTGATCATGGACCGCATCTGGGATCGGGACGCGGAGGACACCACGGTTCGCGAAATCTTCGACGAACTGTCCGCGCAACGCGACATCGCCTACACCACCGTCATGTCCACCATGGACAATCTGCACCGCAAGGGTTGGCTGGCGCGCGAGCGCTCCGGCAAGGCATACCGGTACTGGCCGACGCTGACCCGCGAGGAGCACAGCGCCCGGCTCATGCTGGAGGCGCTCGGTGCGGGCGGGCGTTCCGATCTGGTGCTCAGCCACTTCGTCGACCGGATCAGCGCCGAGGAATCCGCCGGTCTGCGTGCCGCGCTACGCAGGCTCACCGCCCGCAAGACGCCCGGCGCGCTACCGGGCGCCGAGAACGCCACGCCGTGA
- a CDS encoding M56 family metallopeptidase, which produces MTLAIALMLYGSTVATLGPPVLTRLTRRGNAPRLGIIAWVVAIIGALGAWAAAATMLTVEFATYWGHPHEALRACFAIMWTPIHEDGSGATKAATFAVGALVATCTAAVVARAVAVVRDMRRRTHAHATALRLVGRRVPGLGALVLDSPQRQAYCVPGRPDTIVVTSAALDALAPDQLAAVLAHERAHLSGRHAPLTAVLRAIATTLPGLRLATAGAAEITRLLEMCADDKAADKHGSEPLLGGLLAILGVSGAVPAGALGAAGTAVLARAERLVDPVSPIRRATTRTALLGVIATTVTGLAVAAATVAFCSAVLG; this is translated from the coding sequence GTGACGCTGGCGATCGCGTTGATGCTCTACGGCAGCACGGTGGCCACGCTCGGCCCGCCGGTGCTGACCCGGCTGACCCGGCGCGGCAACGCCCCGCGGCTCGGCATCATCGCCTGGGTCGTCGCGATCATCGGCGCGCTCGGCGCGTGGGCGGCGGCCGCGACCATGCTGACCGTCGAGTTCGCCACCTACTGGGGACATCCGCACGAGGCGCTGCGCGCCTGCTTCGCGATCATGTGGACCCCGATCCACGAGGACGGCAGCGGCGCGACCAAGGCCGCCACCTTCGCGGTCGGCGCGCTGGTCGCCACCTGCACCGCCGCGGTGGTGGCGCGGGCGGTCGCGGTGGTGCGGGATATGCGCAGACGCACCCACGCGCACGCGACGGCGCTGCGACTGGTCGGGCGCCGGGTGCCCGGTCTCGGCGCGCTGGTGCTGGATTCGCCGCAGCGCCAAGCCTATTGCGTGCCGGGACGCCCCGACACCATCGTCGTCACCAGCGCCGCCCTCGACGCGCTGGCACCGGACCAGCTCGCCGCGGTCCTGGCCCACGAACGCGCCCACTTGTCCGGCAGGCACGCCCCGCTGACCGCAGTATTGCGCGCGATCGCGACCACGCTGCCCGGTCTGCGCCTGGCCACCGCGGGCGCCGCGGAAATTACCCGGCTACTGGAGATGTGTGCCGATGACAAGGCGGCCGACAAGCACGGGTCCGAACCATTGCTCGGCGGGTTGCTGGCGATCCTCGGCGTTTCCGGGGCGGTACCGGCGGGCGCGCTGGGCGCCGCGGGGACGGCGGTGCTGGCCAGGGCCGAGCGGCTGGTGGACCCGGTGAGCCCGATCCGGCGGGCGACCACGCGCACCGCGCTGCTCGGGGTGATCGCGACAACGGTGACCGGATTGGCGGTGGCCGCGGCTACGGTAGCGTTCTGCAGCGCTGTGCTCGGCTGA
- a CDS encoding winged helix DNA-binding domain-containing protein: protein MRLTWDQVFAWRLRRQYVTSGAASVSEIVGRLGGVQAQVTSAAELAVALRSSAPAPGALVRELTEGTLIKTWAMRGTLHALTPELAAACLALLASARTWEKPVWQRNYGASPEEVAALTEQVRHLLDGATLTREELVDALTADAAFHRLGEQLRSGWGALLKPLAWQGAICHGPSRGSKITFAAPARQVRDWPGLPEPDAAAPLAITAYLGAYGPGTPETFDAWLSRGSLRKTVLRRWFSELGDTLTEVEVEGRTGYLLSEHVDELAATEPTKSVHLLGAFDQYVLGPGTKDTALLPQEHRAKVSRTAGWISPIVVVAGRIVGTWELIDDTVHITMFDGAPLPKNGLDAALDNLAAALGSATPHVRAR, encoded by the coding sequence GTGCGCCTTACCTGGGACCAGGTTTTCGCGTGGCGGCTGCGGCGCCAGTACGTCACCTCGGGCGCGGCGAGCGTGTCCGAAATCGTCGGCCGGTTGGGCGGGGTGCAGGCACAGGTCACCTCGGCCGCGGAACTGGCGGTGGCGCTGCGTAGTTCGGCGCCGGCGCCGGGTGCGCTGGTGCGCGAATTGACCGAGGGCACGCTGATCAAGACGTGGGCGATGCGCGGCACGCTGCACGCACTCACCCCCGAACTCGCCGCGGCCTGCCTTGCGCTACTCGCCTCGGCCCGCACCTGGGAAAAGCCGGTGTGGCAACGCAACTACGGCGCGTCACCCGAGGAGGTCGCGGCACTGACCGAGCAGGTACGCCACCTCCTCGACGGCGCCACGCTCACCCGCGAGGAACTCGTCGACGCGCTGACCGCAGACGCCGCCTTCCATCGACTCGGCGAGCAGCTGCGCTCCGGCTGGGGTGCGCTGCTCAAACCTCTTGCCTGGCAAGGCGCGATCTGCCACGGACCGTCGCGCGGCAGCAAAATTACCTTCGCCGCACCGGCGCGGCAGGTCAGAGACTGGCCCGGCCTGCCGGAACCCGACGCCGCCGCACCGTTGGCGATCACCGCCTACCTGGGGGCATACGGCCCGGGCACCCCGGAGACGTTCGACGCCTGGCTCAGTCGCGGCAGCCTGCGCAAAACCGTGCTGCGCCGGTGGTTTTCGGAGCTGGGGGACACGCTGACCGAGGTCGAGGTGGAAGGTCGGACCGGCTATCTGCTGAGCGAACACGTCGACGAACTGGCCGCGACCGAGCCGACGAAGTCGGTGCACCTGCTGGGCGCCTTCGACCAGTACGTCCTGGGCCCCGGCACGAAGGACACCGCATTGCTGCCGCAGGAGCACCGGGCGAAGGTGAGCCGAACCGCGGGCTGGATCTCACCGATCGTCGTCGTCGCCGGACGCATCGTCGGCACCTGGGAGCTCATCGACGACACGGTGCACATCACCATGTTCGATGGTGCGCCGTTGCCGAAGAACGGTCTCGATGCGGCACTCGACAACCTCGCCGCGGCCCTGGGATCGGCCACCCCGCACGTGCGGGCACGGTGA